The following DNA comes from Thermococcus piezophilus.
TATTACCGATGAGGATCATCTGGTACGGACACGCGTGCTTTTGGGTCGAGACCAACGGCGTGAGACTGCTCATCGACCCCTACCCTGAGGTTGACGATGACCGAATTGGTGAGGTTGACTACATCCTCATAACCCACGAGCACAGTGACCACTACGGAAAGGTCGAGCTGCTCTCAAGGCTCCGCAATGCGACGGTCATAGGGCCAAAGCCAGTCTACCTTATGGCTATCAGCGATGGCGTAACCAGGGTAAAGGAGATTGAAGAGGGTCAAACCCTCGAACTTGACAACGGGGTTAAAGTTACGGCGATCTACATGGAGCACCCCTCGAGCCAGTACCCGCTTGGATACCTGATAGAGGGCGACAAGACGGTATTCCACACCGGAGATACCTATTCAGCTCCGGCCCTTCAGAGGCTCCGAGGAAATATCGATGTGCTGATGGTGCCCATAAGCGGCCGTTCAACGGCAAATGAGCGAGAGGCCACACAAATCATCGAGGACATCAGGCCAAAGATAGTTATTCCAATGCACTACGGGGTTTACGGCGGGGGCAGCGTCGAGAAGCTCCAGGACGAGCTGAGAAAGAGGCGTGTTTGGGCTGTGGTAAAACCCCTCCAGTTCTACGAGGAGCTCTCACTTTAGCGGTGACCCTGATGCTGACCACGGGGGTCAAATCACTCGACGAGCTATTAGGAGGCGGCATAGCCTCCGAGGTTCTAACACAGGTTTATGGTAGCTTTGCAACTGGCAAAACTACGCTGGCGCTCCAGGTCGGACTTCTGAGTGGAGGGAAGGTCGCATACATTGATACAGAGGGAAGTTTTTTTCCAGAGCGGCTCGCTCAAATGGCCTCAGCGTGGGGTCTTGATCCCGGCGAGACTCTTCATAGATTCATCCTCTTCACACCGAGTGACTTCAAGGAGCAGAGACGAACGATAGGCAGCCTAAAGAGGATTATTGACAAAACGTTTTCCCTCATCGTCGTTGATTCTATAACCGCCCACTACCGCGTCGAGGAGCAGAGGAAAAACCTGACAGCTGAATTAGGGAAGCAGTTACAGGTTCTCCTCTGGCTCGCGAGGAAGAACAGAATTCCAGTCATCGTCATAAACCAGGTGCACTTCGACTCCCGCGCCGAGAGGCTCAAGCCGGTGGCCGAGCACACCCTCGGTTACCGCTGCAAGGACATACTGAGGTTGGACAAGCTGAACACGCCGGGGCTAAGGGTTGCAATCCTTGAGAGGCACCGTTTTAAGCCAGAGGGCGGAATAGTCTACTTCAGGATAACGGAGAAGGGCATAGAGGACGCGCTTGAAACTGGGGAAGTCAAGAAAGAGGGCAACCTCACTCCATTCTGACTTCATGAATCCTTACCATCGCCATTTCTGGGAATTATTACTTGCACTGCGGTTTATAATAAGAGAGACATAAAAAGACCACGCTCAGACCTTCTCAAAGACCTCCTGCGTTATCCTCAGAACGGCCCGATAGAGCTTCTCCGTGATAATGCCCTCCTCGTAGTGCTCCGTGAGCTTCTCCTTGTCTATTATTTCCTTCTTGCCGTCGGGCCACTTGACGATGTCCACCTCGAGGTCCACGTAGCGCGCCCTGTCCGGGTAAATCTCAACTGGAGTGTTGATGTTGTAGTACTCGCCCTTCAGGTTGCCGTTCCTGTCGTAGTACCTGTGGACGAACCACCACTTTCCGGCCTCTATCTCAGTGATCACGTAGTCGCCGAACTCTATCGGCAGGTCTAGGCCGTCGTAGACCTTACCCGGCTTTAGATGGCGCTTCATGGTCACCTTCAAGGGGTTCATTGAGACCTCCATTATCTCGCCAGGTCCGATTCTTATCCTCTGGCCGTCGGGTTTGTAGTGTTCAAGGCTGAAGAGCCAGCCCTTCCTTGGACCCTTGTTGGCTATCAGCGCCTCCCAGAGGCCCTGCTTCACCTTCTCCCTCTGGGACGGGACTTTGCTCAGAATACCCTCAGCTATCTCGACGGCGAAGCTCAGCTCGGGATCGTAGGCCTTGAGCTGGTGGTGGCCCTCGACCGTCGGAACGATCTTGTTCCTTATCTCGTCCAGCTTTTTCTTGGCTCCTCCACCGAACTCGACCTCGTAGATGTTCCTTCCCTCGATTATAACGGACGGAGCTGTGTATGAATCGGCCTTCTTGAGCCTGTCCGCGAGCTTTGAGAGCCTTATTATCTCGTCCCTGAGGGTGTTCCAGTCTTTGTAGGCAGCGGCCGTCCTCCAGAGGATACCCCACTCACCGAGGCCTATGCTCAGCCCGAGAATCCTCAGCCTCTCCCTCTCACCCTGGTCGCGTATTTTCCTTGAAATCTTGACGTGCCTCTGCGCCCCTATCGGCTTTGGAATCAGCACGGCGTAGTCGCCGGGGATGGTCAGTGTAACGCTCAAGTGCGGCAGGAGGTTGTGCTTCTTCACTTGAACGAGAACCTCATCGCCCTCCATAACGTTCGGAAGTTCCTCTGCAACGACGGTTCCGATAGCACTCCCTATGTCGATATAGACGTAGCGCTCATCCCGTTTAACCACCATGCCCTTGTAGATACCGTAGATCTGATAGGGAAGCCTTCTAAAGAAAACGTCTATTAGTTCCTCCTCCAGAACTTTCCTAACTTCCTCAACCTTTGTTCCGACGAGAATAACACCATGGTGATCCTTCTTGTCGTATATGTCAACATCAAACTCGTCGTAGGTTCTGTCGAGGTTGAAGCGCTCGACGATCTTCTGGCTCGACTGGACGATACCAAAGCCCCTGTCAAGGAGCACTTTGGTCAAGGCTGTGCTGTAGATGCCCCTAACCCGAACTGAAACTCCTGTGTCTGTAGACACTTTCACCACCCCTCATCTTCTTTTCCACTATCCCAATGAGTGTGAGTCCCTCGAGTATCTCTCCAGCGTTCACGACGCCGCTGAGCTTCTCAACGTTTCTCGCCTCAACCCAGAGCAGGCCCCTCAAATGCCAGTCCTTCAGGGCCTCTTCAACCTTATGAACGTCACCAGGATGATAGTAAAGCCGAAATATGAAGCGCCTCATGACTCCGAGCTCAACCTCAAGCTCCTCAATTTTCCTAAGCTTGTCCATTATACTCATAGGCACCTTTTTCTCTTTTTCGCCTTCGGTTAGAAGGGTCAGTCCCTCAACCTCGGTAGCAAGTTCCTGGAGCGCTTTGCTCACCGCGTAGTCATAAATCCTATGAAAGTGAACCAGCCTGTCCAGAACAGTGTTCAATCTAAGCCTGGCGTCATAATCGGTTGTTTTCGCCAGTAGCGACAGAACCTCCTCGAGGCGAAACTTCAT
Coding sequences within:
- a CDS encoding MBL fold metallo-hydrolase encodes the protein MRIIWYGHACFWVETNGVRLLIDPYPEVDDDRIGEVDYILITHEHSDHYGKVELLSRLRNATVIGPKPVYLMAISDGVTRVKEIEEGQTLELDNGVKVTAIYMEHPSSQYPLGYLIEGDKTVFHTGDTYSAPALQRLRGNIDVLMVPISGRSTANEREATQIIEDIRPKIVIPMHYGVYGGGSVEKLQDELRKRRVWAVVKPLQFYEELSL
- the radB gene encoding DNA repair and recombination protein RadB, yielding MLTTGVKSLDELLGGGIASEVLTQVYGSFATGKTTLALQVGLLSGGKVAYIDTEGSFFPERLAQMASAWGLDPGETLHRFILFTPSDFKEQRRTIGSLKRIIDKTFSLIVVDSITAHYRVEEQRKNLTAELGKQLQVLLWLARKNRIPVIVINQVHFDSRAERLKPVAEHTLGYRCKDILRLDKLNTPGLRVAILERHRFKPEGGIVYFRITEKGIEDALETGEVKKEGNLTPF
- a CDS encoding Rne/Rng family ribonuclease, which encodes MSTDTGVSVRVRGIYSTALTKVLLDRGFGIVQSSQKIVERFNLDRTYDEFDVDIYDKKDHHGVILVGTKVEEVRKVLEEELIDVFFRRLPYQIYGIYKGMVVKRDERYVYIDIGSAIGTVVAEELPNVMEGDEVLVQVKKHNLLPHLSVTLTIPGDYAVLIPKPIGAQRHVKISRKIRDQGERERLRILGLSIGLGEWGILWRTAAAYKDWNTLRDEIIRLSKLADRLKKADSYTAPSVIIEGRNIYEVEFGGGAKKKLDEIRNKIVPTVEGHHQLKAYDPELSFAVEIAEGILSKVPSQREKVKQGLWEALIANKGPRKGWLFSLEHYKPDGQRIRIGPGEIMEVSMNPLKVTMKRHLKPGKVYDGLDLPIEFGDYVITEIEAGKWWFVHRYYDRNGNLKGEYYNINTPVEIYPDRARYVDLEVDIVKWPDGKKEIIDKEKLTEHYEEGIITEKLYRAVLRITQEVFEKV